The following nucleotide sequence is from Brachyspira suanatina.
CCAGGAATAAATGTTGATATTATAGCTGCCGGAACAGGCGAACTTTTAAAAAGAGTTGAATCTGAAAAAGATAATCCATTAGGAGATATACTTTGGGGCGGAACTATAAGCATGGCTAAACCTAAAATTGATTTGTTTGAAAGCTATACATCTACAAATGAAGATAATATAGCAGAAATATATAAAAATACTGAAGGTGCTTTGACAAGATGTACTGCTGTTCCTAGTATATTAATGGTTAATACTAACTTGATAGGTGACATAAAAATAGAAGGTTATGAAGATTTACTTAATCCTGCCTTAAAAGGAAAAATAGCATTTGCTGATCCTTCTGCTTCTTCATCTTCTTTTGAGCATTTGGTAAATATGCTTTATGCTATGGGTAAAGGCGATCCTGAAAAAGGATGGGATTATGTACAAAAATTATGTGCTAATTTAGATGGTAAATTATTAAGCGGTTCTTCTGCTGTTTATAAAGGTGTAGCTGACGGTGAATATACTGTTGGTTTAACTTTTGAGGAAGGTGGCGCTAATTATGTATCCGCTGGTTCTCCTGTTAAATTAGTATATATGAAAGAAGGTGTTATCATTAAACCAGATGGTATATATATAATAAAAAATGCTAAAAACTTAGAAAATGCTAAAAAGTTTGTTGATTATGCAACAAGCTATGATGCTCAAAAAACAATAACTGATAAATTAAACAGAAGATCTGTAAGAAGTGATTTACCTCCTTCTGCCATACTTCAATCTGTAGATACTATAAATGTTATTACAGATGATGAAACTGTAGTTGATCAAAATAAACAAAATTGGCTAAATAAATTTAAAGATATTTTTACTAGTATCTAAAAACAAGAACTATGCAAAGAGTATAAATAGTTTTATACTCTTTGTGTTTATAAATAATAAATAAAAAGAGAGGTTATAATGAGTGTATCTATATCCATTGAAAATGTAGTAAAACGTTATGAGAAGCTGACAATAATACCTGATCTTTCATTAGAGATAAAAAATGGAGAATTTTTTACTCTGCTTGGACCATCTGGATGCGGCAAGACAACACTGCTTCGTATGATTGCAGGCTTTAATACAATAGAAGGAGGAGAAATAAAATTTGATAAAGATGTAATCAATAATATTCCTGCTCATAAAAGAAATATTGGTATGGTATTTCAAAACTATGCAATATTTCCACATATGACTGTTAGAGAAAATGTTGAATACGGATTAAAACTCAGAAAAGAAAATAAAGAATCTATGAAGAAAAAAGTAGATGAAATGCTTCATGTGGTAAAAATAGAAGAATATCAGGACAGACTTCCTGAAAGATTATCTGGAGGACAGCAGCAGAGAGTAGCTTTGGCCAGAGCAATAGTTATCACTCCAAGTGTTTTACTTATGGACGAGCCTCTTTCTAACCTAGATGCCAAATTAAGAATAGAAATGAGAAGTGCAATAAAAGATATACAAAGACATGTAGGCATTACAACTGTTTATGTTACACATGATCAGGAAGAAGCACTTGCAGTATCTGACAGAATAGCTGTAATGAAAAACGGAGTTATACAGCAAGTTGGAAGCCCTGTAAGTATTTATACAAGACCTTATAATGTATTTGTCGCTACTTTTATAGGACATTCAAATTTATTCTATGCCACTATAAAAATTGAAGGAAATGATACTTATCTTTTATTTAGATGCGGATATAAATTGAAAATGGATAATTTATCAGATGTAAAAAATGGCGATGAAGTTATTGTTGGAATAAGGCCTGAAGAATTTTTTGTTAATTCTGAAAATCAAGATGGCATCAAAGCAAAAATATTATCTAAAACTTTTCTTGGAAAATATACTAATTATTTCTTACATTTCAATGATAATGAAGTTGTTCCTGATCAGCCTAGCATAGAATATTCACAAGACTCATCATACACAGATAGAATGTATGAGAAAGATGAAGTTATAACTTTAAAACCTAATGCTAATAAAATCAATGTATTTACTCCAGATATGGAAAAAAGTCTTATTAAAGGAGTAAAAAAATATGAATAAACGTTTAAAAATAGATTTTTGGACTTATATTACTTTAATAATAGCTGTAATTTTTGCTTTATTTTTAGTATATCCATTATTCTCTTTGTTTATAAGCAGTTTTAAAGATCCTGAAACAGGAGCTTGGACTTTAGATAACTTTTTACGTTTCTTCAGCAGAAAATATTATTATCAGGCACTTGTAAATAGTTTTTCAGTAACTATATGTGTAACTATATTAGCTATAGTCATAGGGACTCCTATGGCATATTTTATGAGTGTTTATAAAATAAAAGGTAAAACTTTTTTGCAAATACTTATAATAATATCCATGATGTCTCCTGCTTTTATAGGTGCTTATTCTTGGATACTTTTATTAGGAAGAAGCGGAGTAGTAACTAAATTTTTTTCTGGATTTGGAATTTCAACTCCTACAATATATGGTTTCGGAGGAATATTATTAGTATTTACTTTGAAATTATATCCATTTATATTTATGTATGTTTCTGGAGCTTTAAGTAAAATAGATGTTTCTTTAATGGAAGCTGCAGAAAGCTTGGGCTGTTCTCCTTTCAAAAAGGTTGCTACTATAGCTATGCCTTTAATAACTCCTACTGTATTGGCTGGTTCATTATTGGTATTTATGAATGCATTGGCTGATTTCGGTACTCCTATGCTTATAGGTGAAGGATACAGAACTATGCCTACTATGATTTATTCTGAATTTGTAAGCGAAGTAGGAGGAAATGCCAATTTCTCTGCTTCTATGGCTAGTATTATGGTATTTATAACTGCTATGATGTTTATAGCTCAAAAATACTTTGTTAATAAAAAATCATTTACCATGAGTTCTATGAATCCTATAAAGCCTAAAGAAATCAAAGGAATTATGTCTGTA
It contains:
- a CDS encoding ABC transporter substrate-binding protein, whose amino-acid sequence is MKKIVLICSAVILSLALFYSCSSSESGTQSGQGGNSLVIYCPHPLEFINPLVDDFKAKNPGINVDIIAAGTGELLKRVESEKDNPLGDILWGGTISMAKPKIDLFESYTSTNEDNIAEIYKNTEGALTRCTAVPSILMVNTNLIGDIKIEGYEDLLNPALKGKIAFADPSASSSSFEHLVNMLYAMGKGDPEKGWDYVQKLCANLDGKLLSGSSAVYKGVADGEYTVGLTFEEGGANYVSAGSPVKLVYMKEGVIIKPDGIYIIKNAKNLENAKKFVDYATSYDAQKTITDKLNRRSVRSDLPPSAILQSVDTINVITDDETVVDQNKQNWLNKFKDIFTSI
- a CDS encoding ABC transporter permease, which translates into the protein MNKRLKIDFWTYITLIIAVIFALFLVYPLFSLFISSFKDPETGAWTLDNFLRFFSRKYYYQALVNSFSVTICVTILAIVIGTPMAYFMSVYKIKGKTFLQILIIISMMSPAFIGAYSWILLLGRSGVVTKFFSGFGISTPTIYGFGGILLVFTLKLYPFIFMYVSGALSKIDVSLMEAAESLGCSPFKKVATIAMPLITPTVLAGSLLVFMNALADFGTPMLIGEGYRTMPTMIYSEFVSEVGGNANFSASMASIMVFITAMMFIAQKYFVNKKSFTMSSMNPIKPKEIKGIMSVLVHIFIYFIVFLSIIPQLTVIYTSFLKTNRAIFVKGFSFNSYISIFSSLGTSIKNTYLYGIITIFIIVIMGMFIAYISIRRKNILTSVIDTITMFPYIIPGSVLGITLLLAFNKPPIILSGTSMIIIMSLVIRRMPYTLRSSSAILYQISTSMEEASISLGASQVKTFFKITAMMMLPGVISGAILSWITVINELSSSVILYTGKSRTMAVSIYQEVIRASYGTAAALSTILTLSTIISLLIFFKLTGKKEVSL
- a CDS encoding ABC transporter ATP-binding protein, which produces MSVSISIENVVKRYEKLTIIPDLSLEIKNGEFFTLLGPSGCGKTTLLRMIAGFNTIEGGEIKFDKDVINNIPAHKRNIGMVFQNYAIFPHMTVRENVEYGLKLRKENKESMKKKVDEMLHVVKIEEYQDRLPERLSGGQQQRVALARAIVITPSVLLMDEPLSNLDAKLRIEMRSAIKDIQRHVGITTVYVTHDQEEALAVSDRIAVMKNGVIQQVGSPVSIYTRPYNVFVATFIGHSNLFYATIKIEGNDTYLLFRCGYKLKMDNLSDVKNGDEVIVGIRPEEFFVNSENQDGIKAKILSKTFLGKYTNYFLHFNDNEVVPDQPSIEYSQDSSYTDRMYEKDEVITLKPNANKINVFTPDMEKSLIKGVKKYE